A window of the Shinella zoogloeoides genome harbors these coding sequences:
- a CDS encoding ABC transporter ATP-binding protein, whose translation MTLLDLSGVSFGYAKGKTVLHGIDLAVAAGDNLGIVGESGSGKTTLLKLLLGLERVSTGTIAFRGTALDTTERTFMRGFRRSVQAVFQDPYSSLDPRQRVFDIIAEPLRSLKIETDIAAAVAQALRDVDLPADAAQRYPHEFSGGQRQRIAIARAIVANPDLIIADEVVSALDLTTRTRIIDLLRTLSARTTFIVVSHDIALVALLCERLVVLEKGRIVEQGATRDILARPAHPYTQKLLAGTPRMPKRA comes from the coding sequence GTGACGCTGCTCGACCTTTCCGGCGTATCCTTCGGCTATGCGAAGGGAAAGACGGTGCTGCACGGCATCGACCTTGCCGTGGCCGCCGGCGACAATCTCGGCATCGTCGGGGAATCCGGTTCCGGCAAGACGACCCTCTTGAAGCTGCTGCTGGGGCTGGAGCGCGTCTCCACAGGGACGATCGCGTTCCGGGGCACTGCACTCGATACCACTGAGCGGACCTTCATGCGCGGGTTCCGCCGCAGCGTGCAGGCGGTGTTCCAGGATCCCTATTCTTCGCTCGATCCGCGGCAGCGGGTCTTCGACATCATCGCCGAGCCGCTGCGCTCGCTGAAGATCGAGACCGATATCGCGGCAGCCGTGGCGCAGGCCTTGCGGGACGTCGATCTGCCGGCCGACGCCGCGCAGCGCTATCCGCACGAATTCTCCGGCGGCCAGCGCCAGCGCATCGCCATCGCACGAGCCATCGTCGCCAACCCGGACCTGATCATCGCCGACGAGGTGGTGAGCGCGCTGGACCTGACCACGCGTACCCGCATCATCGATCTCCTGCGCACCCTTTCGGCGCGCACGACCTTCATCGTCGTCTCGCACGATATCGCGCTCGTCGCGCTGCTCTGCGAACGGCTTGTCGTGCTGGAGAAGGGGCGGATCGTGGAGCAGGGCGCAACGCGCGATATTCTTGCGCGCCCCGCTCATCCCTATACGCAGAAGCTGCTGGCCGGCACGCCGCGCATGCCCAAACGGGCCTGA
- a CDS encoding ABC transporter permease yields the protein MSDTVSSGESTAKKAPIPWPLAGGGFLVGLHVVVGLLSLVWTPYGVGDMVGGRLEGPSLAHWAGTDRLGRDLMTQIMIGSRIALLVGCGAVALSAMIGVTAGVFAAFASRTLDDILAAALDILIAFPTLLLAMLIVASSDGASLWTAILAIGIAGSAIVARLTRILSKRVLAMDYITAARVAGTGWAGIVRIHVLPNIWPMLIVNFALQFGLAVIAEASLSYLGLGAPPPNASWGRLLQEAQASVYTAPFGAIAPGLALVSLVIGLNLFADGLRDIADPTRRRSR from the coding sequence ATGAGCGATACCGTGTCTTCGGGCGAAAGCACCGCGAAAAAAGCCCCGATCCCGTGGCCGCTGGCCGGCGGCGGGTTTCTGGTCGGCCTGCATGTCGTCGTCGGGCTGCTTTCCCTCGTCTGGACGCCTTACGGGGTCGGCGACATGGTGGGCGGGCGTCTGGAAGGCCCATCGCTTGCCCATTGGGCGGGAACGGACCGGCTCGGCCGCGATCTCATGACCCAGATCATGATCGGCTCGCGCATTGCCCTTCTCGTCGGCTGCGGCGCGGTGGCGCTGAGCGCGATGATCGGCGTAACGGCCGGCGTTTTCGCCGCTTTCGCCAGCCGCACGCTCGACGATATCCTCGCCGCCGCGCTCGATATCCTCATCGCCTTCCCCACGCTGCTTCTCGCCATGCTGATCGTCGCCTCCAGCGACGGGGCGAGCCTGTGGACGGCGATCCTCGCCATCGGCATCGCCGGGTCGGCCATCGTCGCGCGGCTGACCCGCATCCTCTCCAAGCGTGTCCTCGCCATGGACTACATCACCGCCGCGCGGGTTGCCGGCACGGGTTGGGCGGGCATCGTGCGCATCCATGTCCTGCCGAATATCTGGCCGATGCTGATCGTCAATTTCGCCCTGCAATTCGGCCTTGCGGTCATTGCCGAGGCTTCGCTTTCCTATCTCGGCCTCGGCGCGCCGCCGCCGAACGCCTCCTGGGGGCGGCTGTTGCAGGAGGCGCAGGCCTCCGTCTACACCGCGCCCTTCGGCGCGATTGCGCCCGGCCTTGCACTGGTCTCCCTCGTCATCGGCCTCAACCTCTTTGCCGACGGCTTGCGCGACATCGCCGATCCCACCCGCAGGAGGAGCCGATGA
- a CDS encoding aminotransferase-like domain-containing protein: protein MRIQATTEAGGNRTLDVMTAIRGRIAGRALAPGDRLPSIRRFAASMGVSPSTVVEAYDRLAAEGLIRPQRGSGFYVSNAATPPLKLAEAETPKARAVDPFWVSRQSLDADEAVLKPGCGWLPADWMPDEALRRAVRSLARGGGDLLTYYGSTRGSPALRRLLLGRLGEDGIEAGPGHLMLTSTGTQALDLVCRFLLRPGDTVLVDDPCYFNFQALLKAHQARIVGVPYSVHGPDIAAFEAVLAAERPRLYITNSAIHNPTGATLAPQVAHRLLNAAAENDTIIVEDDIFADFEPEPSTRLAALDGLSRVIRIGSFSKTLSASARCGYIAARPDWIEGLVDLQIATNFGGPSPVSSEILAHMLAGGGYRKHMEELRRRLVRARRETADRLHRLGIEPVLLPRGGFNLWCRLPEGMDSTPVAQAAVAEGVVLAPGNVFSVSQGAAGFMRFNVAHMIEPRVYSVLEAAMKRAS, encoded by the coding sequence ATGAGAATACAGGCGACGACCGAAGCCGGCGGGAACCGGACCCTCGACGTCATGACGGCCATACGCGGGCGGATTGCCGGGCGCGCCCTCGCACCGGGCGACCGGCTGCCTTCCATCCGCCGTTTCGCGGCGTCCATGGGCGTCTCGCCATCGACCGTCGTCGAGGCCTATGACCGTCTCGCGGCGGAAGGACTGATCCGACCGCAGCGAGGGTCCGGCTTCTATGTCTCGAACGCCGCGACGCCGCCCCTGAAACTGGCGGAAGCGGAAACGCCGAAGGCGCGGGCGGTCGATCCGTTCTGGGTGTCACGCCAGTCGCTCGATGCGGACGAGGCCGTGCTGAAACCGGGCTGCGGCTGGCTTCCGGCCGACTGGATGCCGGACGAGGCGTTGCGCCGGGCGGTGCGCAGCCTTGCGCGCGGCGGCGGCGACCTTCTCACCTACTACGGCAGTACCCGCGGCTCGCCGGCGCTGCGCCGCCTGCTGCTCGGGCGGCTCGGCGAAGACGGTATCGAGGCCGGGCCGGGCCACCTGATGCTGACCAGCACGGGCACGCAGGCGCTCGACCTCGTCTGCCGTTTCCTGCTGCGGCCGGGCGATACGGTGCTTGTCGACGATCCCTGCTATTTCAACTTCCAGGCCCTGCTGAAGGCGCATCAGGCGCGGATCGTCGGCGTGCCCTATAGCGTGCACGGCCCCGATATCGCGGCGTTCGAAGCCGTGCTTGCCGCCGAGCGCCCGCGGCTCTACATCACCAATTCGGCGATCCACAACCCGACCGGCGCGACGCTTGCCCCGCAGGTGGCGCATCGGCTGCTGAATGCCGCCGCGGAGAACGACACGATCATCGTCGAGGACGATATCTTCGCCGATTTCGAGCCGGAACCCTCGACCCGGCTTGCCGCGCTCGACGGGCTTTCCCGGGTCATCCGCATCGGCAGTTTTTCCAAAACCCTCTCCGCCTCCGCGCGCTGCGGCTATATCGCGGCGCGGCCCGACTGGATCGAAGGGCTGGTCGACCTGCAGATCGCCACCAATTTCGGCGGCCCAAGCCCGGTTTCCAGCGAAATCCTCGCGCATATGCTGGCGGGCGGCGGCTATCGCAAGCATATGGAGGAACTGCGCCGCCGCCTCGTGCGCGCAAGGCGCGAGACCGCCGACCGGCTGCATCGGCTGGGTATCGAGCCGGTGCTTCTGCCGCGCGGCGGCTTCAATCTGTGGTGCCGGTTGCCGGAGGGCATGGATTCGACGCCGGTGGCGCAGGCCGCCGTCGCCGAAGGCGTGGTGCTCGCGCCCGGCAATGTCTTCAGCGTCTCGCAGGGCGCTGCCGGCTTCATGCGCTTCAATGTGGCGCATATGATCGAACCGCGCGTCTATAGCGTTCTCGAGGCGGCGATGAAGCGCGCGAGCTGA
- a CDS encoding DMT family transporter, whose amino-acid sequence MKTSLEGWGSGLLGVVIFSGSLPATRVAIADFSPIFLTSARAVIAALLGAALLFALRQPKPSRTDLLSLAVVALGVVVGFPLLTALALQYITAAHSIVFVGLLPLATAIFGVLRGGERPKPLFWLFSCLGSAMVVGFALNSGAEISLAGDLLMVAAIIACGLGYAEGAQLSRRLGGWQVISWALVIALPPMAVVALVSLPATWAGITGGAWAGLAYVSIFSMLVGFVFWYRGLAVGGIAAVGQLQLLQPFFGLLLAAVLLHEKVSPLMIATTLAIVLCVAGARKFAR is encoded by the coding sequence ATGAAAACATCTCTGGAAGGTTGGGGCAGCGGGCTGCTCGGGGTCGTCATCTTCAGCGGGTCGCTGCCGGCGACGCGCGTCGCCATCGCGGATTTCTCACCGATATTCCTGACATCGGCGCGGGCGGTCATCGCCGCGCTTCTCGGCGCGGCGCTGCTTTTCGCCCTGCGCCAGCCCAAACCGTCCCGGACCGATCTCCTCTCGCTGGCCGTCGTGGCGCTCGGCGTGGTGGTCGGCTTCCCGCTGCTGACGGCGCTGGCGCTGCAATATATCACGGCCGCCCATTCCATCGTCTTCGTCGGCCTGCTGCCGCTGGCGACCGCCATTTTCGGCGTGCTGCGCGGCGGGGAGCGGCCGAAGCCGCTCTTCTGGCTCTTCTCCTGCCTCGGCAGCGCCATGGTGGTGGGCTTCGCGCTGAATTCCGGCGCGGAAATCTCGCTTGCCGGCGATCTCCTGATGGTCGCCGCCATCATCGCCTGCGGTCTCGGTTATGCGGAGGGCGCGCAGCTTTCCCGTCGGCTCGGCGGCTGGCAGGTCATTTCCTGGGCGCTGGTGATCGCGCTGCCGCCAATGGCCGTCGTCGCGCTGGTCTCGCTTCCCGCGACCTGGGCCGGCATTACCGGCGGGGCATGGGCGGGCCTTGCCTATGTCTCCATCTTCAGCATGCTGGTCGGCTTCGTCTTCTGGTATCGCGGCCTCGCCGTTGGCGGCATTGCGGCCGTGGGGCAATTGCAGCTCCTCCAGCCCTTCTTCGGCCTGCTGCTCGCCGCCGTGCTGCTGCACGAGAAGGTCAGCCCGCTGATGATCGCCACGACGCTCGCCATCGTGCTTTGCGTTGCCGGCGCGCGAAAGTTCGCGCGCTAG
- a CDS encoding ATP-binding cassette domain-containing protein encodes MSALLSVENLEIRTADRVLVSGISFSLAAGERIGLIGESGSGKSLTALAVLGLLPETMRVSGSILLDGRQVVGARDRDLVPLRGRSIAAVFQEPMTALDPLMRIGDQVAEVVRRRSRRDGATLAGADVKAKVAGLLQRIALPEPERIARAFPHEISGGQRQRAAIAMALACRPKLLIADEPTTALDVTTQAEILKLLETLVRDEGMGLLFISHDLPVVATIAERALVMRQGELIEHGPVGTLFDRPVHPYTQGLVAAARAFDEALEAAL; translated from the coding sequence ATGAGCGCGCTGCTGTCCGTCGAAAACCTCGAAATCCGCACGGCCGACCGCGTGCTGGTTTCCGGCATTTCCTTCTCGCTCGCTGCGGGCGAACGGATCGGCCTTATCGGCGAATCCGGCTCCGGCAAGTCGCTGACGGCGCTTGCCGTGCTCGGCCTCCTGCCGGAAACGATGCGCGTTTCCGGTTCCATCCTGCTGGATGGCCGGCAGGTCGTCGGCGCGCGCGACCGTGACCTCGTGCCCCTGCGCGGCCGCAGCATCGCCGCCGTGTTCCAGGAGCCGATGACCGCGCTCGACCCGCTGATGCGCATCGGCGATCAGGTGGCCGAGGTGGTGCGGCGCAGGTCGCGGCGCGATGGGGCCACGCTCGCCGGGGCGGATGTGAAGGCAAAGGTGGCGGGGCTTCTGCAACGCATCGCCCTGCCGGAACCGGAGCGTATCGCCCGCGCCTTCCCGCATGAGATTTCCGGTGGGCAGCGCCAGCGCGCGGCCATCGCCATGGCGCTCGCTTGCCGCCCGAAGCTGCTGATCGCCGACGAGCCGACGACGGCGCTCGACGTGACGACACAGGCCGAGATCCTGAAACTGCTGGAAACGCTGGTGCGCGACGAGGGTATGGGCCTTCTCTTCATCAGCCACGACCTGCCGGTCGTCGCCACCATCGCTGAGCGGGCGCTGGTGATGCGCCAGGGCGAACTGATCGAGCACGGCCCGGTCGGCACGCTCTTCGACCGCCCCGTCCATCCCTACACGCAAGGGCTGGTCGCTGCCGCCCGCGCCTTCGACGAAGCCCTGGAGGCCGCCCTGTGA